A window of the Ogataea parapolymorpha DL-1 chromosome V, whole genome shotgun sequence genome harbors these coding sequences:
- a CDS encoding Casein kinase II subunit beta: MASAEYMSDSGSEYTEYWIDWFLGSRGNEYFCDVDVEYITDRFNLTGLNQYVDRISLLVDIITDRTQISENESEQTRARLEDNAKFLYALIHARYIITQRGLNKMMEKYKNADFGYCPRVFCKLTPLLPVGLSDTPKVASVKLYCPNCEDIYNPKSSRHSSLDGAFFGTSFPAMFFQAFPELIPSHSVDIYTPKIFGFQIHDYAKLTRWRLLQKDKLIARLDEQGIPHDRDTRGGFVEPRKDPDDSSKKGRR; encoded by the coding sequence ATGGCCTCTGCAGAATATATGAGCGACTCGGGCTCCGAGTATACAGAGTACTGGATCGACTGGTTTTTAGGAAGTCGTGGCAATGAGTACTTCTGCGATGTCGACGTCGAGTACATCACCGATAGGTTCAACCTGACAGGCCTCAATCAGTACGTGGACAGAATATCGTTGCTGGTGGACATTATCACGGATCGAACGCAGATCAGCGAAAATGAGTCGGAGCAGACCCGCGCCCGGCTAGAGGATAACGCCAAGTTCTTGTATGCTCTCATTCACGCCCGCTACATCATCACTCAGAGAGGTCTCAACAAGATGatggaaaaatacaagaACGCCGATTTCGGATACTGTCCGCGTGTGTTCTGCAAACTGACACCTCTGCTCCCCGTTGGACTCAGCGATACCCCCAAGGTCGCTTCTGTGAAGCTGTACTGCCCAAATTGCGAGGATATCTATAACCCAAAGTCATCGAGACATTCATCGCTGGACGGCGCCTTTTTTGGCACCTCGTTCCCTGCTATGTTCTTCCAGGCGTTCCCGGAGCTTATACCAAGCCACAGCGTGGACATATACACACCGAAGATCTTCGGGTTCCAAATTCACGACTACGCAAAACTTACAAGGTGGCGATTGCTTCAAAAAGATAAGCTCATTGCTCGTCTGGACGAGCAGGGCATTCCTCACGACAGGGACACCCGTGGAGGCTTTGTGGAACCCCGCAAGGATCCAGACGACTCTTCCAAGAAAGGCCGTAGATAG